A genomic stretch from Desulfonatronospira thiodismutans ASO3-1 includes:
- the hmcC gene encoding sulfate respiration complex protein HmcC: MSTQHHPDTGQSSWFTPFNVIAGLIVLVGIYLTYLRFTGGLAAVTNLDDYYPWGIWISFDLLCGVALAAGGYTTAAACYIFGIKKYHAAVRPAVLTAFLGYALVVFALHYDVGQPWRLAYPIFVQQGTTSVLFEVGLCVFLYLTVLFLEWLPAPLEWLRLKRVRNIVIKLTLVLTIFGVILSTMHQSSLGALYLILPSKMHPLWYSSHLPIYFFVSSMFAGLSMVIFESTLSHRYYHNKMDKEHLEGTPHVTFGFAKAAAWIMAGYFFIKLFGVVLNDNWSYLPTFYGFMFSLEMLGFVALPAFLYAKGVRDKNVRLIKWTAVVAVFGIIFNRFNVSLVAYNYHLPSELKYFPALAEIGVTIFVVTVGLILFKFISTRMPIFYEHPEFKGSH; the protein is encoded by the coding sequence ATGAGTACCCAACACCACCCTGATACTGGCCAGTCATCCTGGTTCACCCCCTTTAATGTAATAGCCGGGCTGATCGTCCTCGTGGGTATCTATCTGACCTATCTGCGGTTCACTGGAGGACTGGCTGCGGTCACCAATCTGGATGATTACTATCCCTGGGGAATCTGGATCAGTTTTGACCTGCTCTGCGGAGTGGCTCTGGCCGCCGGCGGATATACAACAGCTGCGGCCTGTTATATATTTGGAATCAAAAAATACCACGCAGCTGTCAGGCCTGCAGTGCTCACTGCATTTCTTGGCTATGCCCTTGTGGTCTTTGCCCTGCATTACGACGTCGGACAGCCCTGGAGGCTTGCTTATCCGATTTTCGTGCAGCAGGGAACGACCTCGGTGCTGTTTGAAGTAGGTCTGTGCGTCTTCTTATATCTGACAGTCCTTTTCCTGGAATGGCTGCCGGCCCCCCTGGAATGGCTGAGGCTCAAAAGAGTCAGAAATATTGTGATCAAGCTCACCCTGGTACTGACAATCTTCGGAGTCATTCTCTCCACTATGCACCAGTCTTCCCTGGGCGCTCTGTACCTGATTCTGCCAAGCAAGATGCACCCCTTGTGGTATTCATCACATCTGCCCATCTACTTCTTTGTATCCAGCATGTTTGCAGGTCTCTCAATGGTCATTTTTGAAAGCACCCTGTCGCATCGCTATTACCACAACAAGATGGACAAGGAGCACCTGGAGGGTACCCCCCATGTGACTTTCGGATTTGCCAAGGCTGCAGCCTGGATCATGGCCGGATACTTTTTCATCAAGCTCTTCGGCGTGGTCCTCAATGACAACTGGAGCTACCTGCCCACATTCTACGGCTTCATGTTCAGCCTGGAAATGCTCGGCTTCGTTGCCCTGCCTGCCTTTCTGTACGCCAAAGGGGTCCGGGACAAAAATGTCAGGCTCATTAAATGGACCGCTGTGGTGGCTGTCTTCGGAATCATCTTCAACCGGTTCAATGTTTCCCTGGTGGCCTACAACTATCACCTGCCCTCAGAACTGAAGTACTTTCCCGCTCTGGCGGAAATCGGTGTAACCATATTCGTGGTTACCGTGGGACTGATTCTGTTCAAGTTCATCTCCACAAGGATGCCCATCTTTTACGAGCATCCGGAGTTCAAGGGCTCTCACTAA
- the hmcD gene encoding sulfate respiration complex protein HmcD, with translation MEFYTMLEFDIFTKNWAYIFMGVAVVTMLGWWLFLTGKDED, from the coding sequence ATGGAATTCTATACAATGCTTGAATTTGATATATTCACCAAGAACTGGGCTTATATCTTTATGGGTGTTGCAGTGGTCACCATGCTTGGTTGGTGGCTGTTTTTAACCGGCAAGGATGAAGATTAG
- a CDS encoding superinfection immunity protein, which yields MKPIKIAGLGVILVLLSVSLAYADGRPDPIVGIEGDLSHVISSAMWFVQNMVLFGIGAAIYLAPTIIAMIRSHNKLPQIAALNVFLGIIVVGWIGALIWSFTGNVHPQNFLDRFGSTA from the coding sequence ATGAAACCAATAAAAATTGCCGGACTGGGCGTGATCCTGGTTCTTTTGTCGGTGTCTCTTGCTTACGCTGATGGCCGGCCAGACCCCATTGTAGGCATTGAAGGAGATCTGTCCCACGTCATAAGCAGTGCCATGTGGTTCGTCCAAAACATGGTCCTGTTCGGAATCGGGGCTGCAATCTACCTTGCTCCAACAATCATCGCCATGATAAGAAGCCACAACAAGCTGCCCCAGATAGCCGCTTTGAATGTTTTTCTGGGAATTATTGTTGTGGGCTGGATAGGGGCGCTGATATGGAGCTTCACCGGTAATGTCCACCCCCAGAACTTCCTGGACCGCTTCGGCAGTACAGCCTGA
- a CDS encoding lipid II:glycine glycyltransferase FemX, protein MDLQLKPKEPQELLPTDILFQTLYWARVKSRLGCRVMAFDIQPDLFSPAGDVLVLLQRYGPEMKSALVPQGPEFLPPKEEYGPFLESLSYELMHHLGPDTAFIRYDLPWESQYAREMQQGHWYGFPEPRLREMRMNMGTESWNLRKSSMDMTVASTLVVDLDPAEKDILGRMKSKTRYNIGLAGRRGVEVQTGSMEHLPAFYDLYLQTAARNGFATCAYEHFSAIFNAHIFDPCNSEVLFLLAACDQELLAGGIVAISGQTAHFLYGASSNTRRHLMGSYAVHWEAMRQSRLRGCLRYDMGAVSPGADPDHPFYGLYRFKSGFGGRLEMRSGSWDFPIDEEKYQAFINTDNLVRG, encoded by the coding sequence ATGGATTTACAGCTCAAGCCCAAAGAGCCTCAAGAGCTTCTACCCACGGACATACTTTTCCAGACCCTTTACTGGGCCAGGGTTAAATCCAGACTGGGATGCCGGGTAATGGCTTTCGACATCCAGCCGGACCTTTTTTCTCCCGCCGGGGATGTGCTGGTGCTTCTGCAGAGGTATGGTCCGGAGATGAAGTCAGCTCTGGTTCCCCAGGGACCTGAGTTTTTACCGCCCAAGGAAGAATACGGCCCTTTTCTGGAATCCCTGTCCTATGAACTCATGCATCACCTGGGACCGGATACGGCATTTATAAGGTATGATCTGCCCTGGGAGTCCCAGTACGCCCGGGAGATGCAGCAGGGCCACTGGTACGGCTTTCCTGAGCCCAGGCTTAGGGAAATGCGCATGAACATGGGAACAGAGTCCTGGAATCTTAGAAAATCATCAATGGATATGACCGTGGCCAGCACCCTGGTAGTGGACCTTGATCCGGCGGAAAAGGACATCCTGGGCCGTATGAAATCCAAGACCAGGTACAACATCGGCCTGGCAGGCCGCAGGGGTGTGGAGGTGCAGACCGGTTCCATGGAGCATTTGCCTGCCTTTTATGATCTGTACCTGCAGACTGCTGCGCGAAACGGATTTGCCACGTGCGCATATGAACACTTTTCAGCCATTTTCAACGCGCATATATTCGACCCCTGCAACTCCGAGGTGCTTTTTCTTCTAGCCGCCTGCGACCAGGAGCTGCTGGCCGGGGGAATAGTGGCCATATCCGGGCAGACCGCGCATTTTCTGTATGGGGCTTCCTCCAATACCAGGAGGCACCTCATGGGATCCTATGCTGTACACTGGGAGGCCATGCGACAGTCCAGGCTGCGCGGGTGCCTGAGATACGACATGGGGGCTGTCTCACCGGGTGCTGACCCGGATCATCCATTTTACGGTCTTTACCGGTTCAAGAGCGGATTCGGCGGCAGGCTGGAAATGCGCAGCGGATCCTGGGATTTTCCCATTGACGAGGAGAAATACCAGGCCTTTATCAATACGGACAACCTGGTCCGGGGTTAA
- a CDS encoding selenium metabolism-associated LysR family transcriptional regulator gives MEFRKLQAFVRVYELQSFSLAARDLFLSQPTISTHIISLEQDLRVSLFDRIGRKVIPTQAGEILYQAVQDMFRILDEARSNIQELTSQVSGMVIMGGSTIPANYLLPGVLSSFRRIYSDVCVDLRTADSIKISHDVLEGRLDFGLVGGYAEHLDLENHLLFTDELMVVAAPDIASKYPQVITPQQLPDLPWVMREKGSGTRQAMEEALHKHKMDISSLPAKALVQSTEAMVRCVLSGLGAGVTSRLAVDEFLSSGQLARLEVSDLNIRRRFYLIKHRRRTLYLCASMLMQHILSQLSHNAGS, from the coding sequence ATGGAATTCAGAAAATTGCAGGCCTTTGTTAGAGTCTACGAACTGCAGAGTTTTTCCCTGGCAGCCAGGGATCTCTTTTTGTCCCAGCCAACTATAAGCACCCATATCATCAGCCTGGAGCAGGATCTGCGGGTTTCTCTTTTCGACCGCATCGGCAGAAAGGTAATTCCCACTCAGGCAGGCGAGATACTTTACCAGGCAGTTCAGGATATGTTCAGAATTCTGGATGAAGCCAGGTCCAATATACAGGAACTGACCAGCCAGGTTTCCGGCATGGTCATCATGGGGGGCAGTACCATACCGGCCAACTACCTTCTGCCGGGGGTGCTTTCCTCTTTCAGGCGGATTTACTCCGACGTATGCGTAGACCTGCGCACTGCAGACTCCATCAAGATAAGCCATGACGTACTCGAGGGCAGACTTGATTTCGGCCTTGTGGGAGGTTATGCTGAGCACTTAGACTTGGAGAATCACCTGCTTTTCACCGACGAGCTCATGGTGGTTGCAGCGCCGGATATTGCCTCTAAGTATCCGCAGGTTATTACACCGCAGCAGTTACCGGATCTTCCCTGGGTGATGCGTGAGAAGGGCTCAGGGACCCGGCAGGCCATGGAAGAAGCACTGCATAAACACAAAATGGATATAAGCTCTCTGCCGGCAAAAGCACTGGTGCAATCTACTGAAGCCATGGTGCGCTGCGTTCTCTCGGGCCTTGGAGCAGGTGTAACATCCAGGCTGGCGGTGGATGAATTTCTAAGCTCCGGTCAACTGGCAAGACTGGAAGTATCCGACTTGAATATACGCAGGAGGTTTTATCTCATCAAGCACAGAAGGCGCACTCTTTATCTCTGTGCATCAATGCTTATGCAGCATATTCTCAGCCAACTGAGCCACAACGCAGGTAGTTAA
- a CDS encoding DNA-directed RNA polymerase subunit alpha, translating into MIIQTNDKLINTRNWSSLVKPDQVQRDEKSTEQYGKFSCEPLERGFGNTFGNALRRILLSSLQGAAIVAIKIDNAPHEFATITGVVEDVTDIVLNLKQVRFKMSRDEPQKLKLVANEKGQVTAKAIQTNQNIAVLNPDQHIATLSQDIDLVINIEVRMGKGYVPSEQHEDLDEEIGLIPMDATFSPIRKVSYTVEQARVGQMTNYDKLILEIHTDGSVLPEDALAYSAKILKDQLSVFINFDESQTDINVIDTNSDEGLDPKLFKTIEELELPVRAGNCLRNAGIRLVGELIQQSENDLLRTKNFGRKSLEDIRRVIEQMGYDFNTQIDNFDQKYQEWLKRKEDDEA; encoded by the coding sequence ATGATAATTCAGACTAATGACAAGCTCATCAATACCAGGAACTGGTCCAGCTTAGTTAAGCCGGATCAGGTTCAACGGGATGAAAAGTCTACAGAACAGTACGGGAAGTTCTCCTGCGAACCCCTGGAAAGAGGCTTCGGCAATACTTTCGGCAATGCTCTGCGCAGGATACTTCTTTCATCTCTGCAGGGAGCAGCCATTGTCGCCATCAAGATAGACAACGCACCGCATGAATTCGCCACCATCACGGGTGTGGTGGAGGATGTCACTGATATAGTTTTGAACCTGAAGCAGGTGCGCTTCAAGATGAGCAGGGATGAACCCCAGAAGCTGAAGCTGGTGGCCAACGAAAAAGGTCAGGTCACGGCAAAAGCTATACAGACCAACCAGAACATAGCGGTACTCAACCCGGATCAGCACATAGCGACCCTTTCTCAGGACATCGACCTGGTGATCAACATAGAGGTGCGTATGGGCAAAGGGTATGTACCCTCGGAACAGCATGAGGACCTTGATGAGGAAATCGGGCTTATACCCATGGACGCCACCTTTTCCCCCATCCGCAAGGTCTCATACACTGTAGAACAGGCCAGGGTAGGACAGATGACCAACTATGACAAGCTGATTCTGGAGATACACACCGACGGATCTGTACTGCCAGAAGACGCCCTTGCCTACAGTGCCAAGATTCTAAAAGATCAACTGTCTGTTTTTATCAATTTCGATGAGAGCCAGACGGATATAAATGTCATAGATACCAACTCGGATGAAGGCCTTGATCCCAAGCTGTTCAAGACCATAGAGGAACTTGAACTGCCTGTCCGGGCAGGCAACTGCCTGCGAAACGCCGGCATACGTCTTGTTGGAGAACTAATTCAGCAGTCAGAAAATGATCTGTTGAGGACAAAGAACTTCGGGCGCAAATCTCTCGAAGATATCCGGCGCGTAATTGAGCAGATGGGCTACGATTTCAACACCCAGATAGACAACTTCGATCAAAAATACCAGGAATGGCTTAAAAGGAAAGAAGACGATGAGGCATAG
- the rpsD gene encoding 30S ribosomal protein S4, with amino-acid sequence MARYTDSKCRLCRREGTKLLLKGDRCYTDKCAYERRAYPPGEHGRARKKSSDYALQLREKQKVRRMYGLLEGQFKRYFEIADSRKGATGTNLLVMLERRLDNVVYRMGFANSRSQARQLVRHGHFHINGTRVNVPSILLKEGDVIGVIEKSRKMPVIQDARDVLARRGSPDWLEINDQEFKGTVKTLPAREDITFPINEQLIVELYSK; translated from the coding sequence TTGGCCAGGTATACAGATTCCAAGTGCAGGTTGTGCCGCAGGGAAGGCACCAAGCTCCTGCTCAAAGGCGACAGGTGCTATACAGACAAGTGCGCTTATGAACGTCGCGCGTACCCCCCGGGAGAACATGGCAGGGCCAGGAAAAAGTCCAGCGACTACGCTCTGCAGCTTCGTGAAAAGCAGAAGGTACGCCGCATGTACGGCCTTCTGGAAGGCCAGTTCAAGAGATATTTTGAAATCGCCGACTCCAGAAAAGGCGCTACAGGCACCAACCTGCTGGTGATGCTGGAGAGAAGGCTGGACAATGTCGTATACCGCATGGGCTTTGCCAACTCCAGGTCCCAGGCCAGGCAGCTGGTGAGGCATGGCCACTTTCACATAAACGGCACGAGGGTGAATGTCCCTTCAATTCTTCTGAAAGAAGGAGACGTCATCGGGGTAATCGAAAAGAGCAGGAAAATGCCTGTCATTCAGGACGCAAGGGATGTCCTGGCCCGCAGAGGTTCACCGGACTGGCTGGAAATCAACGACCAGGAGTTCAAGGGAACAGTAAAGACCCTGCCGGCAAGGGAAGATATCACCTTCCCCATTAATGAACAGCTTATAGTAGAGCTCTATTCAAAATAA
- the rpsK gene encoding 30S ribosomal protein S11 produces the protein MAKPRKTKKRKEKKNIPTGIVHINASFNNTTVTITDQTGNVVSWSSSGMVGFKGSRKGTPFASQKAAETAARLAHENGMRTVGILVKGPGAGRESAMRAINTSGFKVTYIRDITPIPHNGCRPPKRRRV, from the coding sequence ATGGCAAAGCCCAGGAAAACAAAAAAGAGAAAAGAGAAAAAGAACATACCTACGGGGATTGTTCATATCAATGCCTCATTCAATAATACTACGGTAACTATAACTGATCAGACCGGCAACGTAGTTTCCTGGTCCAGTTCAGGGATGGTGGGCTTCAAGGGTTCCAGAAAGGGTACCCCCTTTGCTTCACAAAAAGCTGCGGAAACTGCTGCCAGGCTCGCCCATGAAAACGGCATGCGTACCGTGGGGATACTGGTCAAGGGTCCCGGAGCGGGGCGAGAGTCCGCCATGCGGGCCATCAACACATCGGGCTTCAAGGTTACGTATATTCGAGATATTACCCCCATACCACATAATGGATGCCGCCCACCCAAAAGGCGTCGAGTATAA
- the rpsM gene encoding 30S ribosomal protein S13: MARIAGVDLPKRKKIGISLTYIYGIGRTTALKILDASGVDWTRKTEELTSDEVNVIRGELENNYKVEGDLRREKSADIKRLMDIGCYRGLRHRRSMPVRGQRTHTNARIRKGPKKTTIKKKK, from the coding sequence ATGGCTCGTATAGCAGGGGTGGATTTGCCCAAAAGAAAAAAAATCGGTATTTCGCTGACCTATATCTATGGGATAGGCCGGACTACTGCCCTGAAGATTCTTGATGCTTCAGGGGTGGACTGGACCAGAAAGACCGAGGAGCTGACTTCTGATGAAGTCAACGTAATCCGCGGTGAACTGGAAAATAATTACAAAGTCGAAGGTGACCTGAGAAGGGAAAAAAGCGCTGATATCAAACGTCTCATGGATATCGGGTGCTACCGAGGCCTCAGACATCGCCGATCCATGCCCGTACGCGGTCAGCGTACCCATACCAATGCACGCATTCGTAAGGGCCCCAAGAAAACCACTATAAAGAAAAAGAAATAA
- the rpmJ gene encoding 50S ribosomal protein L36 produces MKVRPSVKKMCARCKVVRRKRVLRILCSNPRHKQRQG; encoded by the coding sequence ATGAAAGTCAGACCATCTGTCAAAAAGATGTGTGCCAGGTGTAAAGTGGTCAGACGCAAGCGGGTCCTCAGGATTTTGTGCAGCAACCCACGTCACAAACAAAGACAAGGATAG
- the map gene encoding type I methionyl aminopeptidase: MKKFRGIFLKNDHEISLLREANQIVARILDDIESRIRPGITTMDLEERANELCAQYQVKPAFKGYQGFPYTLCCSLNDVIVHGFPTLDELKSGDILSIDMGVQYRGFFGDSARTFAVGDISSEAGRLMQVTMDALYKGIQQARAGNDLYDISAAIEMHAKKNACSIIKRFVGHGIGASLHEKPELPNFVPSRMLGVPLKKGMVLAIEPMFSLGSEQVEIMPDNWTARTADRSLAAHFEHTVAITKDGPEILSTLDN, encoded by the coding sequence TTGAAAAAATTTCGAGGCATTTTTCTGAAAAATGACCATGAAATATCACTTTTAAGAGAAGCCAATCAGATAGTAGCCCGAATCCTTGATGATATCGAATCCCGCATCAGGCCTGGAATTACAACCATGGATCTGGAGGAAAGGGCCAACGAACTGTGTGCTCAATACCAGGTAAAGCCAGCTTTCAAGGGATATCAGGGATTTCCATACACTCTTTGCTGCTCGCTCAACGATGTGATAGTACATGGATTCCCGACACTTGATGAACTTAAATCTGGTGATATCCTGAGTATTGACATGGGAGTTCAATACCGGGGTTTTTTCGGTGATTCCGCGAGGACTTTCGCTGTAGGGGATATAAGCAGTGAAGCAGGCAGGCTCATGCAGGTCACTATGGATGCCCTGTACAAAGGTATTCAGCAGGCCCGTGCAGGCAACGATCTGTATGATATTTCCGCTGCCATTGAAATGCATGCAAAAAAAAACGCCTGTTCCATAATCAAAAGATTTGTCGGCCATGGAATAGGGGCAAGCCTGCATGAAAAACCTGAACTGCCCAATTTTGTACCTTCGAGAATGCTTGGAGTGCCTTTGAAGAAAGGTATGGTGCTGGCCATAGAACCCATGTTTTCACTGGGCTCGGAACAGGTGGAAATCATGCCGGACAATTGGACCGCCAGGACAGCGGACAGAAGTTTAGCGGCTCATTTTGAGCATACCGTGGCCATAACCAAGGATGGCCCGGAGATACTAAGCACCTTGGATAATTAG
- the secY gene encoding preprotein translocase subunit SecY — translation MKQPASTGGSGLKDLRNKVLFTFFILGVYRIGVHVPLPGIDGQALSEFFAGAEHTLFGLFDMFAGGGLKNFSIFALGIMPYISASIIMQLLTVVSPTLSRWKKDEGEAGRKKITQWTRYGTVMITLVQGMGISVGLEQMTSPDGASVVIEGGWAFRLTTVFTLTAGTIFIMWLGERITARGLGNGISLIIFAGIVAGFPGALANVYQLFTAGELTLFMGIFVLAIVVGVLLFIVFVERGQRRLPIHYAKRMMGRKMYGGQTSHLPLKLNTSGVIPAIFASSILMFPATIASFSQAGFLEAVANHLQPESLVYNLIFVALIIFFCFFYTAIIFDPKDIAENLKKQGGFIPGIRPGLRTKEYIDAVLSRLTFSGSIYLSLVCVLPVFMIREFNVPFYYGGTALLIVVVVAMDTMSQFQSHLISRHYEGLMTKTRIKGRR, via the coding sequence TTGAAACAGCCAGCATCTACTGGAGGATCAGGATTAAAGGACCTGCGCAACAAGGTCCTTTTTACCTTTTTTATACTGGGAGTGTACCGCATAGGTGTTCACGTGCCTCTGCCCGGAATTGACGGACAGGCTTTGTCTGAATTTTTCGCCGGTGCAGAGCATACACTTTTCGGACTCTTTGACATGTTCGCCGGTGGCGGGCTGAAGAATTTTTCCATCTTCGCCCTGGGCATAATGCCCTATATATCTGCATCGATCATCATGCAGCTACTTACAGTCGTAAGTCCTACGCTGTCCAGATGGAAAAAAGACGAGGGTGAAGCAGGCAGAAAAAAGATCACCCAGTGGACCAGGTACGGGACAGTGATGATTACCCTGGTTCAGGGGATGGGCATATCAGTCGGCCTGGAACAGATGACCAGTCCTGACGGCGCTTCGGTAGTTATAGAGGGTGGCTGGGCCTTCAGGCTGACAACAGTTTTTACGCTTACCGCAGGAACCATATTTATCATGTGGCTGGGAGAGCGCATAACTGCAAGAGGTCTTGGCAACGGAATATCACTGATTATATTTGCAGGTATCGTAGCCGGCTTTCCAGGGGCCCTGGCCAATGTATACCAGCTCTTCACCGCAGGTGAACTGACTTTGTTCATGGGAATTTTTGTCCTGGCCATTGTTGTTGGAGTTCTGCTCTTTATAGTCTTCGTAGAAAGGGGACAGCGCCGGTTGCCCATTCATTACGCCAAGCGCATGATGGGAAGGAAGATGTATGGAGGACAGACCAGTCACCTGCCCTTGAAGTTGAATACATCAGGAGTCATCCCGGCAATTTTTGCTTCCTCCATCCTGATGTTTCCGGCAACTATCGCCAGTTTTTCCCAGGCAGGTTTTTTAGAAGCTGTAGCCAATCATCTTCAGCCTGAATCTCTGGTATACAACCTGATTTTTGTTGCGCTGATAATATTCTTCTGCTTTTTCTATACCGCGATCATCTTCGATCCCAAGGATATTGCAGAAAACCTGAAGAAACAGGGAGGATTCATCCCTGGAATCAGACCGGGACTCAGAACCAAGGAATACATTGATGCTGTACTGTCCAGACTGACATTCAGCGGGTCCATATATCTTTCACTGGTATGCGTTCTGCCTGTATTCATGATCAGGGAATTCAACGTACCATTTTACTATGGAGGTACAGCCCTGCTGATTGTGGTAGTAGTGGCCATGGACACCATGTCCCAGTTTCAATCGCATCTTATATCCAGGCATTACGAAGGGCTTATGACCAAAACCAGGATCAAGGGAAGGCGCTAG
- the rplO gene encoding 50S ribosomal protein L15, translating to MNLHEIYPFPEDQKAPKRLGRGNSSGKGKTSGKGHKGQKCRAGASIPAHFEGGQMPLSRRLPKRGFKNRFRQEYCSVNLKQLADHFPSTSEINLEDIYSKKLARKNYPVKILGDGEINFAAQVTAHKFSKTAAEKIVNAGGQVKSLEG from the coding sequence ATGAACCTGCATGAAATTTACCCCTTTCCTGAAGATCAGAAAGCCCCCAAGCGCCTTGGACGGGGCAATTCCAGCGGAAAGGGAAAGACCAGCGGCAAAGGACACAAGGGACAGAAGTGCCGGGCAGGCGCAAGTATACCCGCTCATTTCGAAGGCGGGCAGATGCCTTTGTCCAGGAGACTGCCCAAAAGAGGTTTTAAGAACAGGTTCCGTCAGGAGTACTGCTCAGTTAATCTCAAGCAGCTTGCTGATCATTTTCCCAGTACTTCAGAAATTAACTTGGAAGACATATACAGCAAAAAACTTGCTCGAAAGAACTACCCGGTAAAAATTCTGGGCGATGGAGAAATAAACTTTGCAGCACAAGTTACCGCCCACAAGTTCAGCAAAACAGCAGCAGAAAAAATAGTAAATGCCGGTGGGCAGGTAAAATCCCTGGAAGGATAA
- the rpmD gene encoding 50S ribosomal protein L30 produces the protein MKIKLKRSFIGMKPVQRRTLQALGFKRPNQVLEVQDNPSIKGMIKHVQSFVEVIK, from the coding sequence ATGAAGATCAAGCTGAAGAGAAGTTTTATCGGGATGAAGCCGGTACAGAGAAGAACCCTGCAGGCCCTTGGGTTCAAGCGGCCCAATCAGGTGCTGGAAGTACAGGACAATCCGAGTATCAAGGGCATGATTAAACATGTGCAAAGCTTTGTCGAGGTAATTAAATAA
- the rpsE gene encoding 30S ribosomal protein S5 — MQQNDLELIEKIVYLNRVAKVVKGGRRFRFSALVVVGDGQGTVGYGLGKANQVPEAIRKATEKAKKSMVRMVLSGSTIPFQVTGRYGAARVLLKPASEGTGIIAGGPVRAAMEAAGVKNILTKAIGTNNPHNVVKATVEGLSQMTSPEHVSGLRGQSVEYASVR; from the coding sequence ATGCAGCAAAACGATTTGGAACTCATAGAAAAGATAGTCTATCTGAACCGTGTGGCCAAGGTGGTCAAGGGCGGACGCAGGTTCAGGTTCAGTGCCTTAGTTGTAGTGGGCGATGGACAGGGAACTGTAGGCTACGGCCTGGGTAAAGCCAATCAGGTACCCGAAGCCATTAGAAAGGCCACGGAAAAGGCCAAGAAGTCCATGGTCAGAATGGTTTTGAGCGGATCAACAATACCCTTTCAGGTCACCGGCCGGTACGGTGCGGCCAGGGTCCTGCTCAAGCCGGCCAGCGAAGGTACCGGGATAATTGCCGGCGGTCCAGTGAGAGCCGCCATGGAAGCCGCTGGAGTCAAAAACATACTTACAAAGGCCATTGGCACCAACAACCCGCATAACGTGGTCAAGGCTACCGTGGAAGGGCTCAGTCAGATGACCAGCCCTGAACATGTGTCAGGCCTGCGCGGACAGAGTGTGGAGTATGCAAGTGTAAGGTAG
- the rplR gene encoding 50S ribosomal protein L18: MKLSKNQRRIKRKYRIRKKIRGTAEKPRLVVFRSNKHIYAQIVDDADARTLAACSTHNLDEHSGLNATAAQSVGSKLAEQATSKNISTVVFDRNGYYYHGRIKALADAARAGGLKF; encoded by the coding sequence ATGAAGCTGTCCAAAAATCAAAGACGCATCAAGCGCAAATACCGTATACGCAAAAAAATCAGGGGCACTGCAGAAAAGCCGAGGCTTGTGGTTTTCAGATCCAACAAACACATTTATGCCCAGATTGTAGACGATGCAGATGCGCGTACACTGGCTGCATGTTCCACTCACAACCTTGATGAGCATTCAGGCCTGAATGCCACTGCAGCCCAGAGCGTTGGAAGCAAGCTGGCGGAACAGGCAACCAGCAAAAATATATCAACTGTAGTTTTCGATCGCAACGGCTATTATTATCACGGAAGGATAAAAGCTCTGGCTGACGCAGCACGTGCTGGCGGCCTCAAGTTCTAA